One genomic region from Sphingobacterium multivorum encodes:
- a CDS encoding XRE family transcriptional regulator yields MSINQRFKFIRKSLGLTQGEFAKQIGVKQNSISHMEKDGNTITDPVKLMLKSIFDININWLETGEGEMKLNSFKNEITPVPYDDYMMVEYVDLSVSAGYMGGCDVNLLPEKKKRLVPKEFEKGNYLVVRVDGDSMDNGTNYSIPNGTEVLVKELEQSLSDKLPIRNNLFVICSREGNVLKQIVEHNIEHEYVRCRSYNENYPDYNVPFDEIMQIFVYRKIVSMRPPIPDINSK; encoded by the coding sequence ATGTCTATAAATCAGAGGTTTAAATTTATCAGAAAATCGCTTGGATTGACACAAGGCGAGTTTGCAAAGCAAATAGGTGTGAAACAAAATAGTATTTCACACATGGAAAAAGATGGAAATACCATAACAGATCCAGTCAAATTAATGTTAAAATCAATATTTGATATAAATATCAATTGGCTAGAAACTGGAGAAGGAGAAATGAAATTAAATTCATTTAAAAACGAAATAACACCAGTTCCTTACGACGACTACATGATGGTTGAATATGTTGACCTGTCTGTATCAGCTGGCTATATGGGAGGATGTGACGTGAATTTATTACCTGAAAAAAAGAAAAGATTAGTACCTAAAGAATTCGAAAAAGGGAATTATTTAGTTGTCCGTGTGGATGGGGATTCTATGGACAATGGGACAAATTATTCTATTCCTAATGGAACTGAAGTCCTAGTAAAAGAATTAGAACAATCATTGAGTGATAAATTACCAATAAGGAATAATTTATTTGTAATATGCTCAAGGGAAGGAAATGTCCTAAAACAAATAGTTGAACATAATATTGAACATGAGTACGTTAGATGTAGATCTTATAATGAGAATTACCCTGATTACAACGTACCATTTGATGAAATTATGCAAATATTCGTCTATAGAAAAATAGTCTCTATGAGACCACCAATACCAGATATAAACAGTAAATAA
- a CDS encoding phage integrase SAM-like domain-containing protein: MATIAYKIFEHHFKEDGTVNIKFRITHKRKQVYSQSPYFVSRKQLKKDLSIKDTNILDNIYADIIKYREKLNKIGARADSMTAHELMEYLINSKDAGSFDEIDFVTEAEFIINEIDVTSTKYNFTAALNTLKAFIKKDSLPIKDFNAGLLRGLETYMVKSELKKNTVNAYMSFLKSMFNSIKRKYNTEFQTVITHSPFDFYDIPKAAPVRKKGQDMSIEQLKEFRDKELVGTKKLFRDVFFLSFYMCGMNAKDIFHHDWKIVNGRISYERAKTRNKRKDNAYISVHVPDEAKKLLVDLVPKMKTYKNFSSFTLSMFVGAKDLDITFYHARHIFATLAHNKFGHSVGNIEMALNNGGSRIGHVYIDSDWSLVDRIQSDVISLLRD, encoded by the coding sequence ATGGCCACAATCGCATATAAAATTTTCGAGCATCATTTCAAGGAAGACGGAACAGTAAATATCAAGTTCAGGATCACTCACAAGCGGAAACAGGTGTATTCTCAATCACCATATTTCGTATCCAGGAAGCAGTTAAAAAAAGATTTATCTATTAAGGACACCAATATTTTAGATAATATATATGCTGATATCATAAAATACAGGGAAAAGCTCAATAAAATAGGCGCTAGGGCTGATTCAATGACAGCGCATGAGCTTATGGAGTATTTGATAAATTCTAAGGATGCTGGATCTTTTGATGAAATTGATTTTGTAACAGAAGCTGAATTCATCATAAATGAGATTGATGTAACAAGCACTAAGTATAATTTTACTGCTGCCCTTAATACTCTGAAAGCTTTCATTAAGAAAGATAGTTTGCCTATTAAAGATTTTAATGCAGGACTTCTTCGGGGCTTGGAGACCTATATGGTAAAAAGTGAGCTAAAGAAAAATACAGTTAATGCTTACATGTCTTTTCTTAAAAGCATGTTCAACAGTATAAAGAGAAAATACAACACAGAGTTCCAAACTGTAATAACACACAGCCCTTTTGATTTTTATGATATCCCCAAAGCAGCTCCGGTCCGTAAGAAAGGACAGGATATGTCCATCGAGCAGTTAAAGGAATTCCGGGATAAGGAACTTGTAGGAACAAAGAAACTATTTCGGGATGTATTCTTCCTATCGTTTTACATGTGTGGCATGAATGCAAAGGATATATTCCATCATGATTGGAAGATTGTGAATGGCCGTATAAGTTACGAGAGAGCTAAGACCAGGAACAAGCGAAAGGATAACGCATACATCAGTGTGCATGTTCCGGATGAAGCAAAGAAACTGTTGGTTGATCTAGTACCGAAAATGAAAACCTATAAGAATTTTTCATCATTTACATTGAGCATGTTCGTTGGTGCTAAGGACCTTGATATTACTTTCTACCATGCACGGCATATTTTTGCCACACTAGCGCATAACAAATTCGGGCATTCAGTTGGCAATATTGAAATGGCTTTGAATAATGGAGGTAGTAGGATAGGACACGTTTACATAGATTCGGACTGGAGTCTTGTGGATCGCATCCAGTCCGATGTGATTTCGCTGCTGAGGGATTAA
- the lnt gene encoding apolipoprotein N-acyltransferase, whose amino-acid sequence MKNNYLLALLSAFLLWFGWPPIPYSSPLLFIGFVPLLIAVENIIRSETFKKKGRKIFLTAGLTAVIWNTASIYWVYNSISAVMPPFAAVIISLIPFCLGAALMALALRLYMQLRRKTNILLSLFGLMGFWISYEFLHESWDLAFPWMTLGNGFANFHQLIQWYDITGVYGGTIWIWLVNILVFTLYLNRKGLYPIKHKIVPIASLAAVLLIPSTYSLIRYFNYEEHQNPAQIVVVQPNIDPYIKFNLSPEEQLNTLFSLSNSVAKPNTEFFIWPETALSQNGDFDEENFRETYSYQRILKFLDQYKNGNVLSGIESYQLYNYAKTPTAREIAPNVYQDNFNAATLIDYSSKLQFYHKSKLVPGVEQMPFGAAMNFLKPLFKAFGGTTGGYGKQTEPSVFYAQSGIGAAPVICYESIWGNYVSKYVKKGAQFIAIITNDGWWGNTSGKDQHLQYAKLRAIENRRWVARSANTGISGFINQRGDIVQQTKWWQPAALNQEINLNEEITFYTKAGDIAAYLGLALALGGMIILIFVRPKKNLSK is encoded by the coding sequence GTGAAAAATAACTATCTACTGGCACTTTTAAGTGCCTTTTTATTGTGGTTCGGCTGGCCTCCAATCCCCTATTCCAGTCCACTGTTATTTATTGGGTTTGTGCCACTACTCATTGCAGTGGAAAATATTATCCGGAGTGAAACTTTCAAAAAGAAAGGCCGAAAAATATTTCTTACTGCAGGACTCACCGCAGTTATCTGGAACACGGCCTCCATTTACTGGGTATACAACTCCATTTCGGCAGTTATGCCGCCTTTTGCAGCTGTTATCATCAGTCTGATCCCTTTTTGCCTTGGCGCCGCTTTAATGGCGCTGGCGCTCAGGCTATATATGCAATTACGACGTAAAACGAACATCCTGTTATCCCTTTTCGGATTAATGGGATTCTGGATAAGCTATGAATTTCTACACGAATCCTGGGATTTAGCCTTCCCCTGGATGACTTTGGGTAATGGTTTCGCCAATTTCCATCAATTGATCCAATGGTATGACATCACAGGGGTCTATGGCGGAACAATATGGATCTGGCTGGTCAATATCTTAGTATTTACACTTTACCTCAATCGAAAAGGACTTTATCCGATCAAACATAAGATTGTCCCGATTGCTTCTTTGGCTGCAGTCTTATTAATTCCCAGTACCTACTCGCTGATACGTTACTTCAACTACGAAGAACATCAGAATCCGGCACAGATTGTCGTCGTACAGCCTAATATTGACCCTTATATTAAATTCAATTTAAGTCCTGAAGAACAATTAAATACCTTATTCTCTTTATCAAATTCGGTCGCCAAACCCAATACAGAGTTTTTTATCTGGCCTGAAACTGCGCTTTCACAGAACGGCGATTTTGATGAGGAAAACTTTAGGGAAACTTATTCTTACCAGCGCATTTTAAAATTTTTAGATCAATATAAAAATGGCAATGTACTTTCCGGTATTGAAAGTTATCAATTGTACAACTATGCAAAAACACCTACTGCGCGTGAAATAGCTCCTAATGTATACCAAGATAATTTCAATGCTGCAACATTGATCGATTACTCCTCCAAACTACAGTTTTATCATAAGTCCAAACTCGTGCCGGGCGTAGAGCAAATGCCTTTTGGCGCAGCGATGAACTTCCTGAAACCTTTATTTAAAGCATTCGGCGGTACGACAGGTGGCTACGGAAAACAGACTGAACCTTCGGTATTCTATGCCCAGAGCGGTATTGGTGCCGCCCCCGTAATCTGTTACGAATCCATCTGGGGAAATTATGTTTCCAAGTACGTCAAGAAAGGCGCTCAGTTTATAGCGATCATCACCAACGACGGCTGGTGGGGCAATACTTCGGGTAAAGACCAGCATTTACAGTATGCCAAACTGCGCGCGATTGAAAACAGGCGCTGGGTTGCCCGATCAGCAAATACAGGGATTTCAGGCTTTATCAATCAACGTGGCGATATTGTACAACAGACCAAATGGTGGCAGCCTGCAGCCCTAAATCAGGAAATTAATTTAAATGAAGAAATTACGTTCTACACGAAAGCGGGTGATATCGCTGCCTACTTGGGTTTGGCGCTCGCACTAGGAGGAATGATAATACTCATCTTCGTCAGACCAAAAAAGAACTTATCTAAATAG
- the rsmI gene encoding 16S rRNA (cytidine(1402)-2'-O)-methyltransferase codes for MLYLVPTPIGNLEDMTFRAINVLKEVDLILAEDTRTSAPLLKHFGIDKKVFAHHQHNEHKAVSEIIKFLKEGQNIALISDAGTPAISDPGFLLVREAIKEGLEVQCLPGATAFVPALVNSGLPNDRFCFEGFLPVKKGRQTRLKALAEEKRTMIFYESPHRILKTIEEFITVFGAERQASISRELSKLYEENVRGTLTDLKLHFENNPIKGEFVFCVAGLE; via the coding sequence ATGTTATATTTAGTTCCAACACCTATTGGCAATCTGGAGGACATGACGTTCCGTGCGATCAATGTCCTGAAAGAAGTGGACCTCATCTTGGCAGAGGACACAAGGACCAGCGCTCCGCTTTTGAAGCATTTTGGAATCGACAAAAAAGTATTTGCGCATCATCAGCACAATGAACATAAAGCGGTATCAGAAATCATTAAATTCTTGAAAGAAGGGCAAAACATTGCATTGATTTCGGACGCAGGGACACCGGCGATCTCAGATCCGGGTTTTTTATTGGTACGTGAGGCGATCAAAGAAGGACTCGAAGTGCAGTGCTTACCAGGCGCAACAGCATTCGTACCCGCGCTTGTCAATTCGGGGCTTCCCAACGACCGTTTTTGCTTTGAAGGCTTTCTACCCGTAAAAAAAGGGAGACAAACACGCTTAAAAGCTTTGGCAGAAGAAAAAAGAACGATGATCTTCTACGAGTCGCCACATCGTATTCTCAAAACCATCGAAGAATTTATCACCGTTTTTGGAGCTGAAAGACAAGCTTCGATATCGCGAGAACTAAGCAAACTTTATGAAGAAAATGTTCGCGGGACATTAACTGATTTAAAATTACACTTTGAAAACAATCCGATTAAAGGAGAATTTGTATTTTGTGTAGCAGGATTGGAATAA
- a CDS encoding PH domain-containing protein: MNMEQFAQDGQDIKIIEKLVTKVQDMLTPGEKIDYIAVQKKPAVTILPDSITISNKRIFMCEFTKLGLATDFEIFGWQDIKDIAFKEEIFGSKVTVIPFTGENLSIDYIPKVQARKLYQYIKAALENYKKAELAAEKEKIVIAPTVAKEVIIERQESNTAVQPAVKAPAPSAPQSYVSGQQTPPASIQAQQPTGSPPTVPPVSAAPIVPPAPAKEEEDDEITLKLKKLKTLFDKQLITQEEYESKKREVLSSL, from the coding sequence ATGAACATGGAACAATTTGCACAGGATGGGCAGGACATAAAAATCATTGAAAAATTGGTGACTAAAGTCCAAGATATGCTTACTCCAGGAGAAAAAATAGATTATATTGCAGTTCAAAAGAAACCTGCTGTAACCATTTTACCGGATAGTATCACGATTAGTAATAAACGCATTTTTATGTGCGAATTTACCAAACTGGGCTTGGCGACTGATTTTGAAATCTTTGGCTGGCAAGACATCAAGGATATCGCCTTCAAAGAGGAGATATTTGGTTCAAAAGTGACCGTTATCCCTTTTACAGGAGAAAATCTGAGCATAGATTATATCCCGAAAGTTCAAGCAAGAAAGCTTTATCAATATATTAAAGCTGCACTTGAAAATTATAAAAAAGCCGAACTGGCCGCCGAAAAAGAAAAAATAGTCATTGCTCCAACAGTTGCAAAGGAAGTGATCATCGAGCGACAAGAAAGTAATACAGCGGTTCAGCCAGCAGTTAAAGCGCCTGCTCCGTCGGCACCACAGTCCTACGTATCGGGCCAGCAAACTCCACCGGCGTCAATTCAGGCACAGCAACCGACCGGATCACCCCCTACTGTTCCTCCCGTTTCGGCAGCCCCTATCGTCCCACCCGCTCCCGCCAAAGAAGAGGAAGATGATGAGATTACCTTAAAGCTCAAAAAATTAAAAACACTCTTCGACAAACAATTGATTACCCAAGAGGAATACGAGAGTAAAAAGAGAGAAGTTTTATCCAGTTTATAA
- a CDS encoding class I fructose-bisphosphate aldolase has translation MQYIEKIQAHLGAEASYLLEFDQPAVSKTMLHLPQAAFIDQVYSSSDRSPQVLRSLGQLFGTGRLANTGYLSILPVDQGIEHSAGASFAPNPQYFDPENIVKLALEGNCNAVASTFGVLGAVARKYAHKIPFLVKINHNELLTYPNRADQILYGTIREAWNMGALAVGATIYFGSEESDRQIIEVAKAFEEAHSLGMATVLWCYLRNSAFKEGDKDYHLAADLTGQANHLGVTIKADIIKQKLPELNGGFKALNMGKSSYGKLDERMYTELSSDHPIDLCRYQVLNCFAGRAGLINSGGASGQNDIQEAVKTAVINKRAGGTGLISGRKAFQKPMNEGVALLHAIQDVYLCDEVSIA, from the coding sequence ATGCAATACATTGAAAAAATACAGGCACATCTAGGTGCTGAAGCGAGTTATTTGTTAGAATTTGATCAACCCGCAGTTTCCAAAACAATGCTTCATCTTCCACAAGCCGCATTTATTGACCAAGTATACAGTTCGAGTGACCGTAGTCCTCAGGTTTTACGGAGTTTAGGGCAGCTTTTTGGAACGGGTCGATTAGCCAATACCGGGTATCTTTCGATATTGCCTGTTGATCAGGGAATCGAACACAGTGCAGGAGCTTCTTTTGCGCCAAATCCACAGTATTTTGATCCAGAAAATATTGTCAAACTGGCTCTGGAGGGAAATTGTAATGCTGTGGCTTCTACTTTTGGTGTTTTGGGCGCTGTTGCCCGAAAGTATGCACATAAGATTCCGTTTTTGGTAAAAATAAATCATAATGAACTATTGACCTATCCTAATCGAGCCGATCAAATCTTGTACGGAACAATTCGCGAAGCCTGGAACATGGGGGCTCTTGCGGTAGGAGCAACGATTTACTTTGGGTCTGAGGAATCCGACCGTCAGATTATAGAGGTGGCAAAAGCATTTGAAGAAGCGCATTCCTTAGGGATGGCAACAGTATTGTGGTGTTACCTGCGCAACTCTGCTTTTAAAGAGGGTGATAAAGACTATCATTTAGCAGCGGATCTGACAGGGCAGGCCAATCATTTGGGCGTAACGATCAAAGCGGATATTATTAAACAAAAACTACCCGAATTGAATGGCGGCTTTAAAGCACTGAATATGGGTAAAAGTAGTTATGGAAAGCTGGATGAACGCATGTATACCGAGCTTTCTTCCGATCATCCTATTGATCTGTGCCGCTACCAGGTACTCAATTGCTTTGCCGGTAGGGCAGGCTTGATCAATTCTGGCGGGGCTTCGGGGCAGAATGACATACAAGAAGCTGTAAAAACAGCGGTTATCAACAAGCGGGCAGGTGGAACAGGTTTGATCTCCGGCCGTAAGGCTTTTCAAAAACCAATGAATGAAGGTGTTGCATTATTACATGCTATTCAGGATGTTTATTTATGCGACGAAGTAAGCATAGCTTAG
- a CDS encoding helix-turn-helix domain-containing protein, which yields MALKDKSKNANTEIDRPYEEIGARLKSWRIEKGLKQEEVGEQFKYKHVYWYESGRRQPTIEYLIHIKKTYGVSIDWVLTGEE from the coding sequence ATGGCGCTTAAGGACAAATCAAAGAACGCAAACACAGAAATCGATAGACCATATGAAGAAATTGGCGCTAGACTCAAATCCTGGAGAATCGAAAAAGGACTCAAACAGGAGGAAGTAGGCGAACAATTCAAATACAAACATGTGTACTGGTATGAAAGTGGCCGCAGACAGCCAACTATCGAATACCTTATACACATCAAGAAAACATATGGTGTTTCTATCGACTGGGTATTGACCGGCGAAGAGTAA